One genomic window of Boudabousia tangfeifanii includes the following:
- a CDS encoding ComEA family DNA-binding protein gives MALLAGTFIPKTYLPQQAICHLSIRLVANQSGSMAYEKLNDLTKAIYRSGDFAQTNGEEPSFPLPPAFGSERSEWKISSRAAFGMALLLGLALWFFWPTIVSSQSNDLGYVVIASKEPEGNITKQKTHSAKQPDQGANQGGKVTENETVEEGTVIPKILVYVSGAVKNPGVYAIKPKGRIIDALKSAGGPKAEAELNAINLAAILEDGQQINFPTKEEVKTHDQHGPNGAESSISNSGSNSASSSLRGKGQGKTEGEKINLNEADEKTLTQLPGIGPAIAARIIKEREENGKYKNLEDLARVKGIGSSLINDLKDRVKW, from the coding sequence ATGGCTTTGCTGGCCGGGACTTTTATCCCCAAGACGTATCTTCCACAACAAGCGATCTGCCATCTGAGTATTCGATTAGTCGCTAATCAAAGTGGAAGCATGGCCTACGAAAAACTGAACGATTTAACCAAGGCAATTTATCGCAGCGGGGATTTTGCCCAAACCAACGGGGAAGAACCTTCCTTCCCATTACCACCCGCTTTTGGTAGCGAGCGATCAGAATGGAAAATAAGTTCCCGCGCAGCTTTCGGTATGGCATTACTGCTTGGGCTTGCCCTGTGGTTTTTCTGGCCGACGATCGTCTCAAGCCAGAGTAACGACCTCGGTTATGTGGTGATTGCGTCAAAGGAACCGGAAGGAAACATAACTAAGCAAAAAACACACTCCGCAAAACAACCCGATCAGGGTGCTAATCAAGGAGGCAAAGTAACTGAAAACGAAACCGTCGAAGAGGGAACGGTTATTCCAAAGATTTTAGTCTACGTTTCTGGAGCAGTAAAAAATCCGGGAGTTTACGCCATAAAACCCAAAGGCAGAATCATTGATGCACTCAAATCGGCAGGAGGGCCCAAAGCTGAAGCAGAACTTAATGCCATTAATCTTGCTGCCATTTTAGAAGATGGACAACAAATCAACTTTCCCACTAAGGAGGAAGTCAAAACGCACGATCAACATGGCCCAAATGGGGCAGAATCCTCTATTTCTAACTCAGGGAGCAATAGTGCTAGCTCCAGCCTAAGAGGAAAAGGGCAAGGTAAAACCGAGGGCGAGAAAATAAACCTGAATGAGGCTGATGAAAAAACTCTTACTCAACTACCAGGAATTGGGCCCGCGATCGCCGCTAGGATCATCAAAGAACGAGAGGAAAATGGAAAATATAAAAACCTTGAGGACCTAGCCAGAGTCAAGGGAATCGGAAGCAGCCTGATAAATGATCTAAAAGATCGAGTTAAATGGTAG
- a CDS encoding helicase HerA-like domain-containing protein — protein sequence MANDLDKLRAEAAAAQAAAAEAEAKAAAAKAAALQAELAAAEAAAGGAAPQTTPDASAVADSEPTPAQGPAVAAQPPVETPVASANNEVDLADATNPENSTKPEIRDAYSPKGLHVTLGALRQDDGSPDPATLIKVPLAMFNRHGLVAGATGTGKTRTLQLLAEALSGAGVPVLLSDVKGDLTGVAQAGTGSEKLLKRTQANGQAWEAHAFGAEFMTIGDATLEAPGVSLRTTVTNMGPLLLARALDLNETQEQALQLVFAWADQKGLELDDLKDLRAVISFLTSDEGKEHLKSIGGISPATAGVILRAVSALESQGGSDFFGEPAFDTADLLRKTTEGEGVINVLRMRDLSSRPALISTFLMWVLADLFNHLPEVGDAPAPKLVFFFDEAHLLFKDASKEFLRQIVQTVRLIRSKGVGVFFVTQTPKDVPADVLGQLAGRVQHALRAFTPNDAKALKATVSTFPKSEYDLEELLTTLGTGEAVITFLDEDGRPSPVAPTRLWAPRSVMGPADEPVLKQIMNASTLMPKYANRVDDRSAFEVLTEQDEQRQAAAQAQAEQDARVAEEAAARKAREAKEKEMERLARTSGSGYGATRRTTTSSRAPQSTVEKALGSLARSVGTQLGREITRTLFGTRRR from the coding sequence ATGGCTAATGATCTGGATAAACTACGGGCTGAGGCTGCCGCTGCTCAAGCTGCCGCCGCCGAAGCCGAAGCAAAAGCCGCAGCTGCAAAAGCTGCCGCCCTTCAAGCTGAACTAGCTGCCGCTGAAGCTGCTGCTGGTGGAGCTGCACCCCAAACAACTCCTGACGCATCAGCAGTAGCAGACTCTGAACCGACACCTGCCCAAGGTCCGGCAGTGGCTGCCCAACCACCAGTGGAAACTCCAGTCGCTTCAGCAAACAACGAAGTTGATTTGGCAGATGCCACCAACCCAGAAAACTCCACTAAACCGGAGATTCGTGACGCCTACAGCCCTAAGGGACTTCACGTAACTCTCGGCGCCTTACGCCAAGATGATGGTTCCCCAGATCCAGCTACCCTAATCAAGGTTCCCTTGGCCATGTTCAACCGCCACGGCCTAGTTGCGGGCGCTACCGGTACAGGTAAAACCCGTACTCTCCAGCTATTAGCTGAGGCTCTTTCTGGAGCGGGCGTGCCTGTGCTGCTCTCTGACGTTAAAGGCGACCTCACCGGTGTGGCACAAGCAGGTACTGGGAGCGAAAAACTCCTCAAGCGTACGCAAGCCAACGGTCAGGCTTGGGAAGCTCATGCTTTCGGCGCCGAATTCATGACTATTGGTGACGCTACCTTAGAGGCTCCTGGCGTTTCTTTGCGAACCACCGTCACCAATATGGGCCCGCTACTTTTGGCTCGTGCCCTCGACCTAAACGAGACCCAAGAGCAAGCATTGCAGCTAGTTTTCGCTTGGGCCGATCAAAAGGGTCTCGAACTCGACGATCTTAAAGATCTGCGCGCAGTAATTTCCTTCCTCACCAGTGATGAAGGCAAAGAACACCTCAAGAGTATCGGCGGCATTTCGCCCGCAACTGCTGGCGTAATCCTCCGCGCTGTTTCCGCCCTCGAATCACAAGGCGGCTCTGATTTCTTCGGAGAACCAGCATTCGATACTGCCGATTTGTTGCGTAAAACCACCGAGGGTGAAGGCGTCATTAACGTTTTGCGCATGCGCGATCTCTCCTCGCGTCCAGCATTAATCTCCACTTTCCTAATGTGGGTGTTGGCTGACTTATTCAACCATCTACCAGAAGTGGGCGATGCTCCCGCTCCAAAACTGGTCTTCTTCTTCGACGAAGCCCACTTGCTTTTCAAGGACGCTTCGAAAGAATTCCTCCGCCAGATCGTCCAAACAGTCCGTCTAATCCGTTCGAAGGGTGTTGGTGTCTTTTTCGTTACCCAAACACCTAAGGACGTGCCAGCAGATGTCTTAGGTCAGCTCGCTGGTCGAGTACAGCATGCCTTGCGCGCATTCACTCCAAATGACGCTAAAGCTTTGAAAGCTACTGTTTCTACCTTCCCGAAGTCGGAATACGACCTTGAGGAACTGCTAACCACGCTTGGTACCGGTGAAGCCGTCATTACCTTCCTTGACGAGGACGGTCGCCCCTCCCCTGTGGCACCTACCCGTTTGTGGGCGCCTCGCTCGGTGATGGGACCAGCTGATGAGCCTGTCCTTAAGCAGATTATGAACGCTTCGACTCTCATGCCAAAGTATGCGAATCGTGTGGATGATCGTTCTGCTTTTGAAGTCTTGACTGAACAGGATGAGCAGCGACAAGCCGCCGCTCAGGCGCAAGCTGAGCAAGATGCTCGTGTCGCGGAAGAAGCCGCAGCCCGGAAAGCTCGGGAAGCCAAGGAGAAAGAGATGGAGCGTTTAGCTCGAACTTCTGGTTCTGGTTACGGCGCTACTCGTCGGACTACCACTTCCTCGCGGGCTCCACAGTCAACGGTTGAAAAGGCTCTCGGTTCACTTGCCCGCAGCGTTGGTACCCAGTTGGGACGCGAAATTACCCGTACTCTTTTCGGCACTCGGAGGCGCTGA
- the proC gene encoding pyrroline-5-carboxylate reductase, with the protein MSELTKFSDHTKVAFLGSGNMAGAIVRGLIADGHQKDCVLVTDRSGKSGPALAKETGCTYVAETKELIAQAQILILACKPHQVADLLAPLQQEIKDSAPLVVSILAGTSCEKLAKSLPDGYSSLVRVMPNVGAALGQSTTAVATQSATENEVQAVADLFSAVGSVSVIDEGNFATFTAMAGCSPAWFAASVEALARAGVANGLSAATAMKAAAEAMRASADLLLAEEDLPLAGAEVIRRVCSPGGTTVAGLQAAESAGLRHVWAAAVEAAIARDTTLGAS; encoded by the coding sequence ATGAGTGAGCTGACCAAGTTTAGCGACCATACTAAAGTTGCGTTTCTCGGCTCTGGCAATATGGCCGGAGCGATTGTTCGCGGTCTAATTGCTGACGGGCATCAGAAAGATTGCGTACTGGTGACGGATCGTTCAGGCAAATCAGGTCCAGCTTTGGCGAAGGAGACCGGCTGCACTTATGTTGCTGAAACTAAGGAGCTGATTGCTCAGGCGCAAATCCTGATCTTGGCCTGCAAACCGCACCAGGTGGCCGATCTTTTGGCTCCATTGCAGCAGGAAATCAAAGACAGTGCTCCTTTGGTTGTTTCCATTTTGGCTGGAACCAGTTGTGAAAAATTGGCCAAGTCTTTGCCCGATGGCTATTCCTCGCTGGTTCGGGTGATGCCGAATGTGGGCGCCGCCCTCGGCCAATCAACTACCGCGGTTGCTACCCAGAGCGCGACTGAAAACGAAGTACAAGCAGTGGCCGACTTGTTTAGTGCCGTTGGGTCTGTCTCGGTGATTGATGAAGGCAACTTTGCGACTTTTACTGCCATGGCTGGTTGTTCTCCGGCTTGGTTTGCTGCCAGTGTGGAAGCATTGGCTCGGGCCGGCGTCGCAAACGGTTTGAGCGCAGCGACTGCAATGAAGGCTGCGGCGGAAGCGATGCGAGCTAGCGCCGATTTGCTTTTGGCCGAGGAAGACCTTCCCTTGGCGGGCGCCGAGGTAATTCGTCGGGTCTGCTCCCCTGGCGGAACCACTGTGGCGGGCTTACAGGCAGCCGAATCTGCAGGTCTGCGACATGTGTGGGCGGCCGCAGTTGAAGCTGCTATCGCGCGTGATACGACTTTAGGCGCTTCCTAG